A window of Rhodococcus sp. SGAir0479 contains these coding sequences:
- a CDS encoding glycosyltransferase, which yields MSALLQRVLLPRAGEPLDVRSLYTEESETNSRRSHATSRTSVSIGAESEVSFCSYFNAFPASYWRRWSILGSVLLRLELTGHCRVDVYRSKADGSRIHVEGKEFREGLLEFEIDLGPFEDGGWIWFDITTDTDVELLSAGWYAPIDAPGEANVAVGIPTFNRPTDCVKALQALASDPLVMDVVKHVIIPDQGTRKVRDEPGFDEAAAALGDKLAMHDQGNLGGSGGYSRIMYEALKNTDCEQILFMDDDIEIEPDSVLRALAMSRFAKSPILVGGHMLNLQDRSHLHVMGEVIKRENFMWTAAPNVEYDHDFSKKPLRKSRLLHRRIDVDYNGWWMCMIPRQVAEEIGQPLPLFIKWDDAEYGLRAKAAGYPTVTMPGAAIWHMAWSDKDDAIDWQAYFHLRNRLVVAALHQPDKYGVTGLIADTVKATVKHLLCLEYSTVAIQNLAIQDFLAGPEHVADLLPTALGTVHALRKEYPDAVVLPSSTSLPLPSREDVGNVSLPTNKVAIATRLVKGLAHNARKAKREHLETPQLNVPTLDARWFLLSQVDGVTVTTADGRGVVYRKRDPRVAARLFKESLRLRRELAERYTELKREYKAAVPELTSKERWERVFGI from the coding sequence GTGAGCGCGCTGCTGCAGCGGGTTCTGCTGCCCCGCGCCGGAGAGCCCCTCGACGTCCGCAGCCTCTACACCGAGGAATCCGAGACCAACTCGCGTCGCTCGCACGCCACGTCGCGGACGTCGGTGTCGATCGGCGCCGAGTCCGAGGTCTCGTTCTGTAGCTACTTCAACGCTTTCCCGGCCAGCTACTGGCGTCGGTGGAGCATCCTCGGCTCGGTGCTGCTGCGGCTGGAACTGACCGGTCACTGCCGCGTCGACGTCTACCGATCCAAGGCCGACGGCTCACGAATCCACGTGGAGGGCAAGGAATTCCGCGAGGGACTCCTCGAGTTCGAGATCGATCTCGGCCCGTTCGAGGACGGCGGCTGGATCTGGTTCGACATCACCACCGACACGGACGTCGAACTGCTCAGCGCCGGCTGGTACGCGCCGATCGACGCCCCCGGCGAGGCCAACGTCGCGGTGGGCATCCCCACGTTCAACCGGCCCACCGACTGCGTCAAGGCGCTGCAGGCGCTCGCGTCGGATCCGCTGGTGATGGACGTCGTCAAGCACGTCATCATCCCGGACCAGGGCACCCGCAAGGTGCGCGACGAGCCCGGCTTCGACGAGGCCGCCGCCGCGCTCGGCGACAAGCTCGCGATGCACGACCAGGGCAACCTCGGTGGTTCCGGCGGTTACAGCCGCATCATGTACGAGGCGCTGAAGAACACGGACTGTGAGCAGATCCTGTTCATGGACGACGACATCGAGATCGAGCCCGACTCGGTCCTGCGCGCCCTCGCGATGTCGCGGTTCGCCAAGAGCCCGATCCTGGTCGGCGGCCACATGCTCAACCTGCAGGACCGCAGCCATCTGCACGTGATGGGCGAGGTCATCAAGCGTGAGAACTTCATGTGGACCGCGGCGCCCAACGTCGAGTACGACCACGACTTCTCCAAGAAGCCGCTGCGCAAGTCCCGGCTGCTGCACCGCCGCATCGACGTCGACTACAACGGCTGGTGGATGTGCATGATCCCGCGGCAGGTCGCCGAGGAGATCGGCCAACCGCTGCCGCTGTTCATCAAGTGGGACGACGCCGAGTACGGCCTGCGGGCCAAGGCCGCCGGCTACCCGACGGTGACGATGCCCGGTGCCGCGATCTGGCACATGGCGTGGAGCGACAAGGACGACGCCATCGACTGGCAGGCGTACTTCCACCTGCGCAACCGTCTCGTCGTCGCGGCCTTGCACCAGCCCGACAAGTACGGCGTCACCGGGCTGATCGCCGACACGGTCAAGGCCACCGTCAAGCACCTGCTGTGCCTCGAGTACTCGACCGTCGCGATCCAGAACCTCGCGATCCAGGACTTCCTGGCCGGACCCGAGCACGTCGCCGACCTGCTGCCGACCGCGCTCGGCACCGTCCACGCGCTGCGCAAGGAGTACCCGGACGCCGTCGTGCTGCCTTCGTCGACCAGCCTGCCGTTGCCGTCCCGCGAGGACGTCGGCAACGTGAGCCTGCCGACCAACAAGGTCGCCATCGCCACGCGTCTGGTCAAGGGGTTGGCGCACAACGCCCGGAAGGCCAAGCGCGAGCACCTCGAGACCCCGCAGCTGAACGTGCCGACGCTGGACGCGCGCTGGTTCCTGCTGTCGCAGGTCGACGGTGTCACCGTCACCACCGCGGACGGCCGCGGCGTCGTGTACCGCAAGCGTGACCCCCGGGTCGCGGCGCGGCTGTTCAAGGAGTCGCTGCGCCTGCGCCGTGAACTCGCCGAGCGCTACACCGAACTCAAGCGCGAGTACAAGGCCGCCGTGCCGGAGCTGACCAGCAAGGAGAGGTGGGAACGTGTCTTCGGCATCTGA
- a CDS encoding SpoIID/LytB domain-containing protein: protein MATPRLRAIMNRGVRRRRLGGPSLSLRRAVAVGLAPALVAGAAVGLFVTQRGDEPAILPAVAAETPIVLSGHGYGHGRGMGQYGAYGYARNQGWSAERIVGHYYGNTNLGRVDDPWVGVRLLGRDDKRLDVYAQAGLNVAGRYFGPNSSAHLTPKPGGADVIVTDGCGGREIWRGSTNAPWVDPVNLGGNRPANEHLRLCDGNVPYRGAMGALRDGNGAWRTVNRVLMEDYLYGVVPAESIPSWADSGGMQALRAQAIAARSYAAAERRYGYAQTCDTQSCQVYTGSSREDRRTTDAVNTTAGTVIKRGNQTMAAEFSSSTGGFTAGGVFPAVVDDGDVVSPNHNWTQTVTAGAIAREYGVGELISFEVIGRNNLGADGGRVTRVRVVGTTRTVEGSGDEARWKLGLKSDWFTVGGAPGPIPGLPDIPGLPLGSLEQLPLPPLPEITPGSIESLPIPPLPPLPPLPPGSAGPLPIAQPVEAVDTAAPAADTAAENVGEPNAAAPESPIDAKYRELGGAAGTLGEPTGPELMLVDESGKFRTYAGGTIVWTPTLGARVVDTSVVLQEVPSENGVPA from the coding sequence ATGGCGACCCCCCGTCTCCGCGCGATCATGAATCGTGGTGTCCGCCGCCGCCGTCTGGGCGGCCCCTCCCTGTCGCTACGGCGCGCGGTCGCCGTCGGACTCGCCCCGGCGCTCGTCGCGGGTGCCGCCGTCGGCCTGTTCGTGACCCAGCGTGGGGACGAGCCCGCGATCCTGCCGGCGGTGGCAGCCGAGACCCCGATCGTGCTCAGCGGTCACGGGTACGGGCACGGCCGCGGCATGGGGCAGTACGGCGCCTACGGCTACGCCAGGAATCAGGGCTGGTCGGCGGAGAGGATCGTCGGCCACTACTACGGCAACACCAACCTGGGCCGCGTCGACGACCCGTGGGTGGGGGTGCGACTGCTCGGCCGCGACGACAAGCGTCTGGACGTCTACGCGCAGGCTGGGCTGAACGTGGCCGGCCGGTACTTCGGCCCCAACTCCTCCGCCCACCTCACCCCCAAGCCCGGCGGGGCCGACGTGATCGTGACCGACGGTTGCGGCGGCCGGGAGATCTGGCGCGGCTCGACCAACGCGCCGTGGGTGGACCCCGTGAACCTCGGCGGCAACCGTCCGGCCAACGAGCACCTGCGACTGTGCGACGGCAACGTCCCGTACCGCGGCGCGATGGGCGCCCTGCGCGACGGCAACGGCGCGTGGCGCACCGTCAACCGGGTGCTGATGGAGGACTACCTCTACGGCGTCGTGCCGGCCGAGTCGATCCCGTCGTGGGCCGACTCCGGCGGCATGCAGGCGCTGCGCGCGCAGGCCATCGCGGCACGCTCGTATGCCGCGGCCGAGCGCCGCTACGGCTACGCCCAGACATGTGACACCCAGTCCTGCCAGGTGTACACCGGCTCCTCCCGGGAGGACCGTCGCACCACCGATGCCGTGAACACCACGGCCGGCACCGTCATCAAGCGTGGCAATCAGACCATGGCCGCCGAATTCTCCTCGTCCACCGGCGGATTCACCGCGGGCGGCGTGTTCCCGGCCGTCGTGGACGACGGCGACGTCGTGTCGCCCAACCACAACTGGACCCAGACCGTCACGGCCGGCGCCATCGCGCGGGAGTACGGCGTGGGCGAGCTGATCTCCTTCGAGGTGATCGGCCGCAACAATCTCGGCGCCGACGGCGGCCGGGTCACCCGCGTCCGGGTGGTGGGCACGACGCGCACGGTCGAGGGATCCGGTGACGAGGCGCGCTGGAAGCTCGGGCTGAAGTCCGACTGGTTCACCGTCGGTGGCGCGCCGGGGCCGATCCCGGGGCTACCGGACATTCCGGGCCTGCCGCTGGGCTCGCTCGAGCAGCTCCCGCTGCCGCCGCTGCCGGAGATCACGCCGGGCTCGATCGAGTCCCTGCCCATTCCGCCGTTGCCGCCCCTGCCCCCGCTGCCGCCGGGCTCGGCGGGACCGCTGCCGATCGCGCAACCCGTCGAGGCGGTCGACACCGCTGCTCCTGCCGCGGACACCGCCGCCGAGAACGTCGGTGAGCCGAACGCCGCCGCTCCGGAGTCGCCCATCGACGCGAAGTACCGCGAACTCGGGGGCGCGGCCGGGACGCTGGGTGAGCCGACCGGACCGGAACTGATGCTGGTCGACGAGTCCGGCAAGTTCCGCACCTACGCCGGCGGCACGATCGTGTGGACGCCGACACTGGGCGCCCGGGTCGTCGACACGAGCGTCGTGCTGCAGGAGGTGCCGTCGGAGAACGGCGTGCCCGCGTAG
- a CDS encoding decaprenyl-phosphate phosphoribosyltransferase, translating into MSEEPAVVTGPPKTLAGGIVKAVRPRQWVKNVLVLAAPLAAGSVTDADVLLPVALAFVVFCMAASGIYLVNDAMDVEADRAHPTKRFRPIAAGVLPVNLAYAMSVVLLAGSILLSFAANWQLAVVMAVYIGIQLAYCFGLKHQAVLDICIVSSGFLIRAIAGGVAAEIPLSQWFLLIMAFGSLFMAAGKRYAELQLAERTGAKIRKSLQYYTGTYLRFVWTLSATAVVLCYGLWAFEQDRANDTNWFAISMVPFTIAILRYAVDVDGGEAGEPEEIALGDRVLQFLAIAWIGVVGVAVYLV; encoded by the coding sequence ATGAGCGAGGAGCCGGCGGTCGTCACCGGACCCCCGAAGACCCTGGCCGGCGGCATCGTCAAGGCCGTCCGCCCGCGCCAGTGGGTCAAGAACGTGCTGGTGCTCGCGGCACCGCTGGCCGCGGGGTCGGTCACCGACGCCGACGTCCTGCTGCCCGTCGCGCTCGCGTTCGTCGTGTTCTGCATGGCCGCGTCGGGCATCTACCTGGTCAACGACGCGATGGACGTCGAGGCGGACCGTGCGCACCCGACCAAGCGGTTCCGGCCCATCGCGGCCGGGGTCCTGCCGGTCAACCTGGCCTACGCCATGTCGGTCGTCCTGCTGGCCGGATCGATCCTGCTGTCGTTCGCCGCGAACTGGCAGCTGGCAGTCGTCATGGCCGTCTACATCGGCATCCAGCTGGCGTACTGCTTCGGGCTCAAGCACCAGGCCGTGCTCGACATCTGCATCGTCTCGTCGGGCTTCCTCATCCGCGCCATCGCCGGTGGCGTCGCGGCCGAGATCCCGCTGTCGCAGTGGTTCCTGCTGATCATGGCCTTCGGGTCGCTGTTCATGGCCGCCGGCAAGCGGTACGCCGAGCTGCAGCTGGCCGAGCGCACCGGCGCGAAGATCCGCAAGTCGCTGCAGTACTACACCGGCACCTACCTGCGGTTCGTGTGGACGCTGTCGGCCACGGCCGTCGTGCTCTGCTACGGACTGTGGGCCTTCGAGCAGGACCGCGCCAACGACACCAACTGGTTCGCGATCTCGATGGTGCCCTTCACGATCGCTATCCTGCGTTACGCCGTCGACGTCGACGGTGGCGAGGCAGGGGAGCCCGAAGAGATTGCACTGGGCGACCGGGTGCTCCAGTTCCTCGCGATTGCCTGGATCGGAGTAGTAGGTGTCGCTGTCTACCTCGTCTGA
- the glf gene encoding UDP-galactopyranose mutase, giving the protein MTAPSTSSNAAQPSAGQYDLIVVGSGFFGLTIAERAATQLGKRVLVVERRHHLGGNAYSEAEPETGIEIHKYGAHLFHTSNKRVWEYVNQFTDFTGYQHRVYAMHKGQAYQFPMGLGLVSQFFGRYFSPAEARALIAEQSAEIDTKDASNLEEKAISLIGRPLYEAFVRDYTAKQWQTDPKNLPAGNITRLPVRYTFDNRYFNDTYEGLPVEGYTAWLENMAKDEKIEVRLDTDWFDVRDDIRAASPDAPVVYTGPLDRYFDYADGELGWRTLDFETEVLSECGDYQGTPVMNYNDADVPFTRIHEFRHFHPERDYPKDKTVIMREFSRFAESGDEPYYPINTPEDRAKLEAYRVRAKAEAAEAKVLFGGRLGTYQYLDMHMAIASALSMFDNTLRPHLESGEALAGDLA; this is encoded by the coding sequence GTGACTGCCCCCAGCACCTCCTCGAATGCAGCCCAGCCGTCCGCAGGTCAGTACGATCTGATCGTCGTCGGATCCGGATTCTTCGGTCTGACGATCGCAGAGCGCGCCGCCACGCAGCTCGGCAAGCGCGTACTCGTCGTCGAGCGCCGGCATCACCTCGGCGGAAACGCCTACTCCGAGGCCGAGCCCGAGACGGGTATCGAGATCCACAAGTACGGCGCCCACCTGTTCCACACGTCGAACAAGCGGGTCTGGGAGTACGTCAACCAGTTCACCGACTTCACCGGCTACCAGCACCGCGTGTACGCGATGCACAAGGGCCAGGCGTACCAGTTCCCCATGGGACTCGGTCTGGTCTCCCAGTTCTTCGGCCGCTACTTCTCGCCGGCCGAGGCGCGCGCGCTCATCGCGGAGCAGTCCGCCGAGATCGACACCAAGGACGCGTCCAACCTCGAGGAGAAGGCGATCTCGCTGATCGGACGCCCCCTCTACGAGGCGTTCGTCCGCGACTACACCGCCAAGCAGTGGCAGACCGATCCGAAGAACCTGCCCGCCGGCAACATCACCCGCCTCCCGGTGCGGTACACGTTCGACAACCGCTACTTCAACGACACCTACGAGGGTCTGCCGGTCGAGGGCTACACCGCGTGGCTCGAGAACATGGCGAAGGACGAGAAGATCGAGGTCCGGCTGGACACGGACTGGTTCGACGTCCGCGACGACATCCGTGCGGCGAGCCCCGACGCCCCCGTCGTCTACACGGGTCCGCTGGACCGCTACTTCGACTACGCCGACGGCGAGTTGGGTTGGCGCACCCTGGACTTCGAGACCGAGGTCCTGAGCGAGTGCGGCGACTATCAGGGCACCCCGGTCATGAACTACAACGACGCCGACGTCCCGTTCACGCGCATCCACGAGTTCCGTCACTTCCACCCGGAGCGGGACTACCCCAAGGACAAGACGGTGATCATGCGCGAGTTCTCGCGGTTCGCGGAGAGCGGCGACGAGCCGTACTACCCGATCAACACCCCCGAGGACCGGGCGAAGCTCGAGGCCTACCGGGTGCGCGCCAAGGCCGAGGCGGCGGAGGCGAAGGTGCTGTTCGGTGGCCGGCTGGGCACCTACCAGTACCTCGACATGCACATGGCGATCGCGAGCGCGCTGTCGATGTTCGACAACACGCTGCGTCCGCATCTCGAGTCGGGCGAGGCGCTCGCCGGTGACCTCGCGTGA
- a CDS encoding MerR family transcriptional regulator has protein sequence MARSGEWSIQQLARLAGTTSRTLRHYGSLGLLAPSRIGANGYRYYDETALVRLQRILLLRELGLGLPAIADVLGGQTDTATALGTHLELLERERNRLSRQIASVRTTLQKTRRGEPLMAEEMFDGFDHTRYRDEVIDKWGEKAYTDSDTWWRSLSVDDRSGFRQRQLDIAADYGRAHAAGLDPSAPEVRAITRRHYEWVAAGWQGRRPTAEAFAGLGEMYVADPRFAENYDRHGAGTAAFVRDAMSAFAAEEL, from the coding sequence ATGGCCCGGTCCGGGGAATGGTCGATCCAGCAGCTCGCGCGGCTCGCCGGCACGACCAGCCGGACGCTGCGCCACTACGGCAGCCTCGGGCTGCTCGCGCCCAGCCGCATCGGCGCCAACGGCTACCGCTACTACGACGAGACCGCGCTCGTGCGGCTGCAACGGATCCTGCTGCTGCGGGAACTGGGGTTGGGGCTGCCCGCGATCGCGGACGTCCTGGGCGGGCAGACCGACACGGCGACCGCGCTGGGGACCCACCTGGAGCTGCTCGAGCGGGAGCGGAACCGGCTGAGCCGCCAGATCGCGTCGGTGCGCACGACCCTGCAGAAGACGAGGAGAGGTGAGCCGCTGATGGCCGAGGAGATGTTCGACGGGTTCGATCACACCCGGTACCGGGACGAGGTGATCGACAAGTGGGGAGAGAAGGCCTACACCGACAGCGACACGTGGTGGCGGTCACTGAGCGTCGACGACCGGTCCGGGTTCCGGCAGCGCCAGCTCGACATCGCCGCCGACTACGGTCGCGCGCACGCCGCCGGTCTGGACCCTTCGGCGCCCGAGGTGCGTGCGATCACCCGTCGGCACTACGAGTGGGTCGCGGCCGGCTGGCAGGGACGACGCCCCACCGCGGAGGCGTTCGCCGGGCTGGGCGAGATGTACGTGGCGGATCCGCGGTTCGCGGAGAACTACGACCGGCACGGCGCCGGCACCGCGGCGTTCGTGCGCGATGCGATGTCGGCGTTCGCCGCGGAGGAGCTGTAG
- a CDS encoding phosphatase PAP2 family protein produces MSSASEVRVLQAVQGSIGATPAVVRAARGMSHFGEHALGWVAVAGVGAVLDRPRRRRWAGVAIGAVGAHAASIVIKRVVRRPRPTDPSVQVNVSTPSKLSFPSSHATSTTAAAVLLGRLTGLPLPAVLVPPMLLSRLVLGVHYPTDVLAGTALGAVSAAAVVRAEQKFGVK; encoded by the coding sequence GTGTCTTCGGCATCTGAGGTCCGGGTCCTGCAGGCCGTGCAGGGCAGCATCGGGGCCACGCCGGCCGTCGTCCGCGCCGCCCGCGGCATGTCGCACTTCGGTGAGCACGCCCTCGGGTGGGTCGCCGTCGCCGGTGTCGGTGCGGTGCTCGACAGGCCCCGGCGTCGCCGCTGGGCCGGCGTCGCGATCGGTGCCGTCGGCGCGCACGCCGCGTCGATCGTCATCAAGCGTGTCGTGCGACGCCCCCGTCCCACGGACCCGTCCGTCCAGGTCAACGTGTCGACGCCGAGCAAGCTGAGCTTCCCGTCGTCGCACGCGACGTCCACGACCGCGGCGGCGGTGCTCCTCGGCCGGCTCACCGGGCTACCCTTGCCTGCGGTATTGGTCCCGCCGATGCTGCTCTCGCGCCTCGTTCTCGGAGTGCACTACCCGACCGACGTGCTCGCTGGAACGGCGCTCGGCGCCGTGTCCGCGGCCGCCGTGGTCCGGGCCGAGCAGAAGTTTGGAGTGAAATGA